CGGCGGAACTGAACATCCACTTCCCCGACCGCGCCGCGCTGTGCATGGCCGAGAACGCCACGCACAACCTCCACAACCTGCTCACCCTGCGCGGAGCCCAGGTCCGCAACCCGCACGTGTGGGCCCACTACCTCACCGAGGCCATCCATCTGTTCGCGGGCAGCGTCGACGTGGCCTTCGCCTCCCACCACTGGCCGACGTGGGGCCGCGAGCGCGTCCTGACCTTCCTCTCCGAGCAGCGGGACTTGTACGCCTACCTGCACGACCAGACCCTGCGCATGCTCAACCCAGGCCTGACCCCGCTGGAGATCGCCGAGACCATCCAGTTGCCGCCGACCCTGGAACGCGCCTGGCACACCCACGGCTACTACGGCTCGGTCAGCCACAACACCAAGGCGATCTACCAGCATTACCTGGGCTGGTTCGACGGCAACCCGGCTCACCTGTGGGAGCATCCGCCGATCGAAGCCGCCACCCGCTACGTCGACTTCATGGGCGGCGCCGACGCCGTCCTGCGCCGCGCCCGCGACTCCTACGCCGCAGGCGACTTCCGCTGGGTCGCCCAGGTCGTCAACCACGTTCTGTTCGCCGACCCCGACAACACCGAAGCACGAGCCCTGCAGGCCAACGCCCTCGAACAGCTCGGCTACGGCAGCGAGAACGGCACCTGGCGCAACTTCTACCTCACCGGCGCCCTCGAGCTGCGCAAGGGCCTGGTCGGCACCCCGACTGTGACCGCCTCCCCGGACCTGATGCGCGCGCTCTCCCTCGACCAGCTCTTCGACTCCCTGGCAATTCGTGTGGACGGCCCTCGCAGTTGGCACGCCGACCTCGCGATCCGCTTCCACCTGCGCGACGCGGAGCCGATCACGGTGCGGCTGCGCAACGGCGTCCTGGTCCACACCACCGGAGCTGCACCCGACGCACACGAACCCGACACCGAGATCGCCCTGACCGAGGCCGACCTGCGCACGCTCCTCCTGGGCGGCACCGACCTCACCGACCTCGCCCGCCAGGGCCGCGCCGAGATCTCGGGCGACCCCGGCGGACTCGCCGAACTCCTCGGCTACCTCACCGCCCCCGATCCCGACTTCGCCATCGTCACCCCCTGAACCCCTCCATCCGACGGAGAAGAGGCACAGATGCCCGAAGAGGGCGCGCCCCTGGCCCGGGACGAACCGCCCGTGGGACGGCCCTCCGGCGCACAGCGGACCGCCAACCGGGATCAAGGGCCATCAAGCGCGCCACCGCGCCCTCACGCCCGTCAGCCGGCCAGCGCCGCGGCATCCCCTCGCCACCAGGCACCTGATCGGACACTCCTCACCCCCGGCTGCACCTCGTGCAGGTGGTGGCTGTCCGCCTTGGCCTCATCCATCCCGACACGCCGATCAGGCACAGACGAACGGAGCCAGTCAGGGCCGGATGCCGTGCGTTGCTGCTTCGCGTAGCGGTGCGCGTTCGGTAGTCCCGGTTCAGCCGCAGCAGTCGCAGCCAGGTCGGCAACCACATGCGTCGCCCTGCTCGGCACCGGCCGGAAGTACCGCTGCGGCCGGGGTCGCGCAGCAGCCCTTGCCCTGCCAGGCGTCGCGGCCTTCCTTGACGGCGATGGCGGCGATCACGAGGGCGGCGAGGGGGTCGGCCCAGGACCAGCCGAGGGTGGCGTTGAGGACCAGGCCGACCAGGAGCACGGCGGACAGGTAGGTGCACAGGAGCGTCTGCTTGGAATCGGCGACCGCGCTGGCGGAGCCGAGCTCGCGTCCGGCGCGGCGCTGGGCGGCGGACAGGAACGGCATGATCGCCAGCGACAGGGCGGCGATGACGATGCCCGGGACGGAGCGTTCGGCCTCGCCGGTGCCGGCCAGTGCGCGGACGGCGTCGACGCCGACGTACGCGGCGAGCGCGAAGAACGAGATTGCGATGATCCGCAGGGTGCGCTGTTCGCGTGCCTCGCGGACGGCGTGGTCGGAGGCGGAGAACTGCCAGGCGACCGCGGCGGCGGAGGAGACCTCGATGATCGAGTCGAGGCCGAAGCCGATCAGGGCGGTGGAGGAGGCGATCGTCCCGGCGGTGATCGCGACGGCCGCCTCGATCACGTTGTAGGTGATGGTGGCCGCGACCAGCAGCCGTATCCGCTGGGTGAGGACGTCGCGGCGGGCCGGGGAGGGACCTATGCCGATGGATATCTGGGCGGTCATCAACAGCAGCCCTTCTCGTCCGCGTCGGCACAGGTCTTGTCGGCCTCAACGGCCACCACGGCGGTGCGCAGGTCGTCCAGCGCGTGCCCGAGGCGTTCGTCGGCGAGCTCGTAGCGGGTGCGGCGGCCAACTGGCACCGCGACGACCAGGCCGCAGTCGCGCAGACACGCCAGGTGGTTCGACAGCCGGGTCCGGGAGATGTCCAGGGTGTCGGCGAGGTCGGCCGGGTGGGCCGGGGCCTCGCGCAGGGCGAGGAGGATCCGGCAGCGGATCGGGTCGGCGAGGGCGCGGCCGAACCGCGCCAGCACCTCGATGTCGGCAGCAAGAGTCAGCACACCGACGACAGTACACAGAATGCTGAATCCATAAAAGGCTGAACTGTATGTGCCGGCGGGCTGTCGCTCTGAAGACCGCCTCGGTCTTGGCGTCGTGCACGGTCACGTGGCCTGTGGTGACTGACACCTCTTGGCCGAGAGGCGTGCAGCGGCTTGTGAGGCAGCGGCATCGTCACCGGCGTAGCGGCAACGAAGCCAGCAGCGTTCATCAAAGGCCGCAGACGACGCTTTTGAAGATCCTTTCTGGTGAGCTGCGGCCCACGCGCGGCACGGTCCGGCATGGCGGCCGGTTCGGGTACTGCCCGCAGCATGTGGTCCTCAATGAGGCGCTGACCGTCCGGCAGCACCTGACGTTCTTCCGGACGGCCTACCGCCTGACCGATGTGCGCTACGCCGAGGTGGGAGCGCCGTTGCTCTGATGACACGCCGCCTGACCAGGCCCGTGGGTGCCCGGCGCGAGCCCGAAGCCTCTTTGGACCCGCCACGGCGGGTCCGGCCGGCTCCAGCCCTGGACGGTCCGGCTCTCCGGTACACCCCTTCCCGGCCCGGTGAGGTGCATCGCCCGCTGAGGAGGGTCAGGCGCCGGGAACGGTGACGACGATCTTGCCGACCTGTCCGCCGGCTTCCAGGTACCGGTGGGCCTCGGCGATGTCCTCCAGGGGGAAGGTCTTGTCGATGGTGGGGGTCAGCTCGCCCTTGGCGAGGCCGTCGGCCACGAAGGCGACCGCTTCGGCGCGGCGCCGGTCGTCGGTGGTGATCTCGAAGAGTTCGAACCCCCGGATGGTGAGGTGCTTGAAAAGGACCTCACCGACGTTGAGCGGGGTGGGGGTGCGGTCGAGGACGCCGTAGAGGACGAGGTGGGCCTCGTGGGCGGCGGCGGTGACGAGGTCGGCCAGAGCCGTGCCGCCGACCGGGTCGAAGATGATGCGGGCGCCCTGGCCGTCGGTCAGCTCCCGCACCCGGGCGGGAACGTCCTCCTCGGCGGTGGCGATGACCTCGTCCGCGCCGGCGTCCAGGAGCTGCCGGCGCTTGGCTCCGGTGCGGGTCAGGGCGATGGCGCGGGCGCCGGCCTTGTGAGCGACCTGGATGGCGGCGAGGCCGACGCTGCTGGAGGCCGCGGAGACCAGGACGGTGTCGCCGGGGCGGACGCCCGCGAGGTCGACCAGACCGCCGTAGGCGGTGATGAACTGCATCCACACCGAGGCCGCCTCCTCGAAGGAGAGCCGCTCGGGGTGGGCGACGACCGCGTGGGCGGGGGCGAGAACCGCCTCCCCGTGCACGCCATAGTCGGTCATGGTGAACGACGGCACCACGCTGACCGCCTCACCCACGCTCAGCCCGCGCACGCCGTCACCGAGAGCCTCGACCACTCCGGCCGCCTCGTAGCCGATGCCGGAGGGGAAGACGGGATCGGTGCCGTACTGGCCGAGCCGGAACATCGACTCCGCCCGGTTCAGGCCCAGCGCCCGGGTCCGGATCAGGACCTCACCCGGCCCGGGCTCGGGCACGGGGGCCTCCTCCAGATGCAGGACTTCGGGTCCGCCGGTCTGATGGAAACGGACGACGCGGTGCATGCGTGGCTCCTTGGTGCGGTTCGGTGCGCTGCCGGTGTCGCACCGGCTCTTCCTCCACCCTGCCCCCAAGGTTCGATGAGTGTCAAATTTTGACCGCCATCGAAATATGTACGCCGAGGCCGGCGCCACCCCTCACTCGACGTTCGAGCCGGCCTCCGCCGCGCAGGCCGCGATCACGGCCGAGAGTAGGCCGGGGAACCGCTCCTCCATCTCGTCGGCGCGCAGCGTGTTCATCTTGGTCACGCCCACGTAGTACTGCCGGATCACTCCCGCTTCGCGCAGCACGTTGAAGTGGTGGGTGAGCGTGGAGACGGAGACCGGTGCCTCGAACGTGCCACAGCTCATGTCCTCGCCCTTGCGCACGAGCTGGGAGACCACCGTCCGGCGCACCGGGTCCACCAGCGCCTCCATCACCTGCTGGAGATCCACCTGGGCGAGGTCGGGATGATCCACTGTCCGGGGGGTGGTGCGGGGGCGGGCCACGGTCAACTCCTAGAGGCGATACCAGCAACTCACCCATACTACGACTGTCATCGAAGTAATGGTCAGGGCTAGCTAGCCGGCTGAGAACGCCTGGCGGCGGGCGAGGGGTACGAGGGCGGCGGGTATGTCCTCGTGGATGGACTCGGGGGCGCGCTGAACGGTCGGCAGCTTCGAACGCGGGCCTACGAAACAATGGACGCAAACGGCCTTCGCAGGGTCCGTCTGTACGATGCTCGGGCGTCTTGCCTCACGTACCTCGCCACCCACGGTGTGCCGGATCACCTGCTCGCCAGGTGGGCCGGGTACACCAACGTGAAGACGACGAAGAAGTGGTACGTGAAGCCGGACGTGGCGGACCTGCTTCCAGCGGCGGGGGCGTGGGGAGGTCTCGTAGGGGGCGTGTGACAGATCGTGACAGATGAAGGTGTGAACCCGTGACCGAAGGCAAGACCGAGACGCTGCAATACCGCTTTGACGGGCCAGAACACCTACCAGTCCTCATCTTGGGGCCGTCCCTCGGTACCACCTGGCACATGTGGGACCGGCAGGTGCCCGAGCTGGCGCAGCAGTGGCGGGTCTTCCGGTTCGACCTGCCCGGGCACGGGGGCGCCCCCGCACATCCGTCGGGCTCGGTCGCCGAGCTCACCACGCGTCTGCTGGCCACGCTCGACGGACTCGGCGTGCAGCGCTTCGGCTACGCCGGCTGTGCGTTCGGCGGCGCCGTCGGCATCGAGCTGGCCCTGCGGCACCCCGAGCGCCTCGCCTCCCTCGCGCTGATCGCGGCGTCGCCGCGGTTCGGAACGGCCGACGAGTTCCGCCAGCGCGGCGTGATCGTCCGTACCAACGGACTCGACCCCATCGCCCGCAGCGCGCCGGAGCGCTGGTTCACCGGCGGGTTCGCCGCCGCCCAGCCGGCGATCACCGAGTGGGCCGTGCAGATGGTGCGGACCACCGACCCCGGCTGCTACATCGCCGCCTGCGAGGCGCTCGCCGCGTTCGACGTGCGCGGTGAACTCGGGCAGGTCGGCGTCCCGACCCTGGTCCTCGTCGGCTCCGACGACCAGGTCACCGGCCCCGCCGAGGCCCGTACGCTGGTCGCCGGCATCCCGGACTCCCGCCTCGCCGTCGTCCCCGGCGCCTCCCACCTGGTTCCGGTCGAGCAGCCCGCAGCCGTCACCGACCTGCTGGTCCGGCATTTCGGCACCGCCTGGCAGACCGCCCACGACGCCTCCACCGGCCAGATCGCCGTCCCGGCCGCCCGCGCCACGACGGCCGCCGCCCAGCCCGTCGGGCCCGCCGCCCACGCCGTCGTCCCCGGGGCCGCACCCGTCGCGCCCGGCCTCTCCGCCGCCCCCGTCCAGCCGGCCATGGCCCCGCCACCCCAGGCGGCCGCGCCCATCGCCGAGATCGCCCCGCCCGCCGTGCCGCCGCAGGTCCCGGCGCAGGGGCGGCCCGACCCCTACGACGCGGGGCTCAAGGTGCGCCGGGAAGTGCTCGGCGACGCGCACGTCGACCAGGCGCTGGCGCAGGCCGACGAGTTCTCCGGGGACTTCCAGGAGCTCCTCACCCGGTACGCCTGGGGCGAGATCTGGGACCGTCCGGGCCTGGACCGGCGCACCCGCAGCTGCATCACCCTCACCGCCCTGGTCGCCGGCGGCCACCTGGAGGAACTCGCGCCGCACCTGCGGGCCGCACTGCGCAACGGCCTCACTCCGGGAGAGATCAAGGAAGTGCTGCTGCAAGCGGCCGTCTACTGCGGCACACCCGCCGCGAGCAGGGCTTTCCGAGTGGCGCAGCAGGTCGTCCGCGAGGAGACCACGCCGCCGGAGTGAGTCCCACCCGGCCGCGGGCCCGGGTGCGGCGGCAGGATGGAGTCATGAAGCTGACCAAGAAGTCGCACGCCTGCGTCCGCCTGGAGAAGGACGGGCGGACGCTCGTCCTGGACCCCGGCGCGTTCAGCGAGGAGGACGCCGCCCTCGGCGCGGACGCCCTGCTCGTCACCCACGAGCACCCCGACCACTTCGACGAGCCGCGGCTGCGTGCCGCGATGGAGAAGAACCCGGCCGCCGAGATCTGGACCCTGAAGTCGGTCGCGGAGAAGATCTCGGCGGCGTTCCCGGGCCGCGTGCACACCGTCGGACACGGCGACACCTTCACCGCCGCCGGGTTCGACGTGCAGGTCCACGGCGAGCTGCACGCGGTGATCCACCCGGACATCCCCCGCGTGACCAACGTCGGCTTCCTCGTCGACGGCGGCAAGGTCTTCCACCCCGGCGACGCCCTCACCGTCCCCGACCGGCCGGTCGAGACGCTGATGCTCCCCGTCATGGCGCCCTGGAACAAGATCTCCGAGGTCATCGACTACGTCCGCGAGGTGAAGCCGCAGCGCGCCTACGACATCCACGACGCCCTGCTCACCGACCTGGCCCGGCCGATCTACGACCGTCAGATCGGCGAGCTCGGCGGCTCGGAGCACCTGCGGCTGACCCCGGGGGAGTCCGCGCGCGTGTGAGGCCGGCGACCGGGGGCTCCCGGGCGGCCGGGGTTGTCAGTGCCGCCCGGTAGGTTGTGGGACATGCGCATCGCCACCTGGAACGTGAACTCGATCACCGCCCGCCTGCCGAGGCTGCTCGCCTGGCTGGAGAGCAGCGGCACCGACGTGCTGTGCCTCCAGGAGGCCAAGGTCGCCGAGGAGCAGTTCCCCTTCGACGAGCTGCGGGAGAAGGGCTACGAGGCGGCGGTCCACGCCACCGGCAGGTGGAACGGCGTGGCGGTGCTCTCCCGCGTAGGCCTCGAGGACGTGGTCAAGGGGCTGCCCGGCGACCCCGGCTACGACGGGATCCAGGAGCCCCGCGCCATCTCCGCCACCTGCGGCCCGGTCCGCGTCTGGTCGGTGTACGTGCCGAACGGGCGCGAGGTGGAGCACCCGCACTACGCCTACAAGCTCCAGTGGTTCGAGGCCCTGCGTGCCGCCGTCGAGGGTGACGCCGCCGGTGACCGTCCCTTCGCGGTGATGGGCGACTACAACGTCGCGCCGACGGACGAGGACGTCTACGACCGCGCCGCCTTCGAGGGCTCCACCCACGTCACCCCCGCCGAGCGCGCCGCCCTCGCCTCCCTGCGCGGCACCGGCCTGACCGACGTGGTCCCGCGCCCCCTGAAGTACGACCACCCCTTCACCTACTGGGACTACCGGCAGCTCTGCTTCCCCAAGAACCGCGGTATGCGCATCGACCTGGTGTACGGCAACGAGCCCTTCGCCAAGGCCGTCACCGACTCCTACGTCGACCGCGAGGAGCGCAAGGGCAAGGGCGCCTCGGACCATGCACCGGTCGTGGTGGACCTGGACGTGTAGGACCCGCCCCGGCGGCCCGCGCATCCGCCCCGGCGGCCCGCGCACCCGCCCCGGCCACCCCTCCCGCTGAGCCGCCCCGACGCCCCCTCATCCGCTCCCGCCTGTCCGCCGTCGTCTCCGTCCTGCGTGCCCTGTGGTGCATACGGCGGTACGAATGACAGTCTGGAGGTATGAACATCCCCTTCCTGGGCCGGCGGCGCGAAGACCCCCGCGTCCACGACGCCGAGGGCATCGGTGAGCTGCTCGCCGACTGCGACCTGCTGCGCTCACAGGCGTCGCGGGAGGGTGTCCGGCTCGACGACTCGGCGGCGTCCCTGGAGCAGCTGGACCAGGTGCTGCCCCGCTGGCGGAGCGACGAGGAGATCCTGAACTGGCTCGGCAACGACGCCGGTCTGTACCTCGGCACCGTGATCGTGCGCACCGTGCCCGGCGCCGCCTGGTCCATCCGGGCCGACGGTCAGCCGGTCGTCCGGCTCGCCTCCGGCCGGGAGTTCGACGTGGTGGCGTCCGGCCACGAGTGGGCGGCGGACGGGGTGCCCGAGCTCTCGCAGCTGTACGGCGAAGTCGCGGAGACGTGACCCCCGGCCCCGAGGAGCGCCGTAAATAGGGCTAATGCCCGAAGGTGCGTGTCGTCGGCATGCCCGTCGTCCGTCCCGCTACGTTGCAGTCCTCGGGCCGCGCGCAGAGGACGCACGGGACACACGAGACGCACGGGACACGCGAGACGCGCACGACGCGCAGGGGGTACGCAGGGGTGCAGCCGGAGATCACTGCTCGCGCAGCGGATCGGCCGTCACGACAGGTCGTCCGCGGGCGGGGAGAAGGTCAGCTGCACGGCCGCCCTAGGCCCGATGGGAGTTGCGGGGCGCCGGTGCCGGCGCCGGCAGGGGGCTCGTCGCCACCCGGGTCACGTCCCCGACGAGCTCGACGACATCCGGCCCGTAGGCCTGCGAGTTGACCACCTTGAGCAGCAGCACGAAGGAGTTGTTGCCGTGCTTGCGGGCCAGCTTCTCGTGGTGACGCGCGAGGTAGCGGGTGGCCGCCTGGTTGTTGATCGCGCGCTGGCCGCAGAACAGGAACGCGGGGCGGGCCTCGCGCCGGTCCCCGGCGGTGAGCCGCGCCAGCAGGACGTACTCCGTGACGCCCGGGTCCATGCGGTAGCGCTCGCCGCCTATCTGGAACGCCCCGCGGTCCGGGCCCGGCTCCGGGTCGATGTTGATCCGCACCCCGGGCAGCATGGCCGCCATGTGGGCCACCATGCGCCGGTTCGATCCCGGGCCGCCCACGCAGAACTCCGTCCGTTCGCCGAAGCCCTGATGGACCATGTCCTGCGTGACCACCTGCAGGTGCGCGCCGCAGTCCTTGATCAGCCCGGACAGTTCCAGCAGCGCGAAGACGTCGAAGCGGTGGACGGCCGGTTCGGAGGCGGCCGGGTCCCGGTTGACGACGAGCAGCGACTCGGAGTTCTCCGGCAGCCCGAAGAACGCCTGCTTGCGGCGGAGCTTCCGCTTCAGCAGGTACGTACGGGCGAGCCAGCCCAGCGCGGCGCTGATGCCGGCCGCGACCACACCCAGGACGATGTTGCGCACGTCGTCAGTCATGGGCGCGCATGCTAGCGGGCATCGGTGAACCGGTGTTCGACGGGTCGCGGCGGACATGCTCCTGACGCGGCCATGGCGATCAACTAAGCTGCCCGAACGGCCTTTTCACTGGAGGTGCGGATGCGTCGCCCTGTCGCACGGAATCTGACGGTCCTGGCGGTCTCTGCCGCCGTGGTGTCGGTGGGGGCGGCAGCGCCACCCGCCGCCCAGAGCAGGCCCGTCGCCCCGAAGACCCCGGTCGCCGTCGGACACGGCGGTGCGGTCGCCAGCGTCGACCCGGACGCCTCGGCCGCCGGCATCGAGGTCCTGCGCAAGGGCGGCAACGCCGTCGACGCGGCCGTGGCCACCGCCGCCGCGCTCGGCGTCACCGAGCCCTACTCGGCCGGCATCGGGGGAGGGGGGTACTTCGTCTACTACGACGCCAAGTCCCGCACGGTGCGCACCATCGACGGCCGGGAGACCGCACCGCTCACCGCCGACGAGAAGCTCTTCACGGAGAACGGGAAGCCCATCCCCTTCGCCGAGGCCGTCAGCAGCGGCCTCGCCGTCGGCACCCCGGGCACGCCCGCCACCTGGCAGAGCGCCCTCGACCGGTGGGGCAGCCGGAAGCTCGGCTCCGTCCTCGCGCCCGCCGAGCGTCTGGCCCGGAACGGCTTCACCGTCGACGACACCTTCCGCTCCCAGACCGCCGCCAACGAACAGCGGTTCCGCTACTTCCCGGACACCGCCGAGCTGTTCCTGCCCGGCGGTGAACTCCCGGTCGTGGGCTCCACGTTCAAGAACCCGGACCTGGCGCGCACCTACGAGGAGCTGAGCCGCAAGGGCGTCGGCGCCCTCTACCGCGGCGAGCTCGGCGAGGACGTCGTCGCCACCGTCAACGAGCCGCCCGTCGACCCCGGCTCCGGCTGGAACGCCCGCCCCGGCGACTTGTCCGCCGAGGACCTCGCGGCCTACGAGGCCACGTTCCAAAAGCCCACCCGGACCTCGTACCGCGGTCTGGGCGTCTACTCCATCGCACCCTCCTCCTCCGGAGGCACCACGGTCGGCGAGGCCCTCAACATCCTGGAGCGGACCGACCTCTCCACGGCGAGCAAGGCCCGCTACCTGCACCGCTTCATCGAGGCGAGCCGCATCGCGTTCGCCGACCGCGGGCGCTGGGTCGGTGACCCCGCCTTCGAGGACGTACCGACCGAGGAACTGCTGGCGCAGCGGTACGCCGACTCCCGCGCGTGCCTGATCAAGGACGACGCGGTCCTCACCAGTCCTCTCGCGCCCGGGGACCCCCGGCACCCGGCCCCCTGCGCGGGCGGTGGAACGGCGGCGCCGACGACGTACGAGGGCGAGAACACCACGCACCTCACGGTCGCCGACAAGTGGGGGAACGTCGTCGCCTACACGCTCACCATCGAGCAGACCGGCGGCAGCGGCATCACCGTGCCCGGTCGCGGCTTCCTGCTCAACAACGAGCTGACGGACTTCTCCTTCGCCCCCGCCAACCCGGCCGTCCACGACCCGAACCTGCCCGGGCCCGGCAAGCGCCCGCGATCCTCGATCGCGCCGACGATCGTCCTGGACCGGCACCACCGGCCGGTCGTGGCGGTCGGTTCGCCCGGCGGCGCCACCATCATCACCACCGTGCTCCAGACGCTCACCGGCTTCCTCGACCGCGGCCTCCCGCTCGTCGACGCGATCGCCGCACCGCGCGCCAGCCAGCGCAACGCCGCGCAGACCGAGCTCGAACCCGGCCTGTACGACAGCGGCGTGCGGGCGGACCTGGAGGCGCTCGGGCACTCCTTCAAGCTCAACCCGGAGATCGGCGCGGCGACCGGTGTGCAGCGGCTGCCGGACGGCAGGTGGCTGGCCGCCGCCGAGAAGGAACGACGCGGCGGCGGCTCGGCGATGGTGGTGCGGCCCGCGCGCTGAGGCCGGTGGGGCGGGCCCCAGGCCCGCTCACAGTTCGGGGACGGGCCGCTCGGGCGTCCGGAACGCCAGCCGCCCGTCCTCGGCGTCGACCGTCACCCGGCCGCCCTCAGCGACCCGGCCGTCGAGCAGCAGCCGGGACAGCTCGTTGTCGACCTCGCGCTGGATGGTGCGACGCAACGGGCGGGCGCCGTACTCCGGCTGGTAGCCGCGCTCGGCGATCCAGTCCACGGCCGCGTCGGTGAACTCGACGGTGATGCCCTGCGCGTGCACCATGCGGCGGGTCTGCTCCAGGAGCAGGCTGGTGATCTGCCGCAGCTGCTCGCCGCTGAGCTGGCGGAAGACGACGATCTCGTCGATGCGGTTGAGGAACTCGGGCCGGAAGTGCTCGCGCAGCGGACGCAGCACCTGCTCGCGCCGGGCCTCCTCGTCGGCCTCCGAACCGCCGGCGCCGAAGCCGATGCCCGCACCGCGCCGGGTGATCACGTCGGATCCCAGGTTGCTGGTCATCACGACGACCGCGTTGGTGAAGTCCACGGTCCGGCCCTGGGAGTCGGTGAGGCGCCCGTCGTCGAGGACCTGGAGCAGGATGTTGAAGACGTCCGGATGCGCCTTCTCCACCTCGTCCAGCAGGAGCAGCGAGTACGGGTGGCGGCGGACCACCTCGGTGAGCTGACCAGCCTCCTCGTGCCCGACGTAGCCGGGCGGGGCGCCGACCAGCCGGCTGACGGTGTGCCGCTCCTGGTACTCGCTCATGTCCAGGCGGACCATGCGGTCCTCGCTGCCGAACAGGGCCTCGGCCAGCGCCCGGGCCAGCTCGGTCTTGCCCACGCCGGTCGGGCCGAGGAAGAGGAAGCTGCCGATGGGCCGGTCGGGGCTGGCGAGTCCGGCGCGGGAGCGCAGTACGGCGTCGGAGACGACCCGTACGGCCTCCTCCTGGCCGACGACCCGCTCGTGGAGGTGGGACTCCAGACCCAGCAGCCGCTCCTTCTCCTCCTGGGTGAGGCTGCTGACCGGGATGCCGGTCTGCCGGGAGACCACCTCGGCGATGGACTCGGTGCGGACGACCAGGTTCAGGCCCTCGTCGGCCTCGCCGCCGCCGGTGGCCTCGGAGATGCGCTGCTTCAGCCCGGAGATCTGGTCGCGCAACTGCATGGCCCGTTCGTACTGCTCGTCCGC
This region of Streptomyces ambofaciens ATCC 23877 genomic DNA includes:
- a CDS encoding alkyl/aryl-sulfatase, with translation MTARNAEVRERCPFDDTQDFEEARRGFVGTAESTVVRDRDGNSVWDLDAYDFLDQDCPDTANPSLWRQSRLVARHGLFEVVEGLYQVRGFDLSNMTIVEGDRGVLVIDPLISAETAAAALALYRRHRGERPVTGVLYTHSHVDHFGGVRGVVSQEDVDGGVPVIAPEGFLEHAVSENVYAGTAMGRRAAYMYGAALPAGERGRIGAGLGQSTSTGAVGLIPPTLDVTRTGQSETVDGIRMVFHLTPGTEAPAELNIHFPDRAALCMAENATHNLHNLLTLRGAQVRNPHVWAHYLTEAIHLFAGSVDVAFASHHWPTWGRERVLTFLSEQRDLYAYLHDQTLRMLNPGLTPLEIAETIQLPPTLERAWHTHGYYGSVSHNTKAIYQHYLGWFDGNPAHLWEHPPIEAATRYVDFMGGADAVLRRARDSYAAGDFRWVAQVVNHVLFADPDNTEARALQANALEQLGYGSENGTWRNFYLTGALELRKGLVGTPTVTASPDLMRALSLDQLFDSLAIRVDGPRSWHADLAIRFHLRDAEPITVRLRNGVLVHTTGAAPDAHEPDTEIALTEADLRTLLLGGTDLTDLARQGRAEISGDPGGLAELLGYLTAPDPDFAIVTP
- a CDS encoding cation transporter; translated protein: MTAQISIGIGPSPARRDVLTQRIRLLVAATITYNVIEAAVAITAGTIASSTALIGFGLDSIIEVSSAAAVAWQFSASDHAVREAREQRTLRIIAISFFALAAYVGVDAVRALAGTGEAERSVPGIVIAALSLAIMPFLSAAQRRAGRELGSASAVADSKQTLLCTYLSAVLLVGLVLNATLGWSWADPLAALVIAAIAVKEGRDAWQGKGCCATPAAAVLPAGAEQGDACGCRPGCDCCG
- a CDS encoding ArsR/SmtB family transcription factor, with protein sequence MLTLAADIEVLARFGRALADPIRCRILLALREAPAHPADLADTLDISRTRLSNHLACLRDCGLVVAVPVGRRTRYELADERLGHALDDLRTAVVAVEADKTCADADEKGCC
- a CDS encoding zinc-dependent alcohol dehydrogenase family protein, which translates into the protein MHRVVRFHQTGGPEVLHLEEAPVPEPGPGEVLIRTRALGLNRAESMFRLGQYGTDPVFPSGIGYEAAGVVEALGDGVRGLSVGEAVSVVPSFTMTDYGVHGEAVLAPAHAVVAHPERLSFEEAASVWMQFITAYGGLVDLAGVRPGDTVLVSAASSSVGLAAIQVAHKAGARAIALTRTGAKRRQLLDAGADEVIATAEEDVPARVRELTDGQGARIIFDPVGGTALADLVTAAAHEAHLVLYGVLDRTPTPLNVGEVLFKHLTIRGFELFEITTDDRRRAEAVAFVADGLAKGELTPTIDKTFPLEDIAEAHRYLEAGGQVGKIVVTVPGA
- a CDS encoding ArsR/SmtB family transcription factor translates to MDHPDLAQVDLQQVMEALVDPVRRTVVSQLVRKGEDMSCGTFEAPVSVSTLTHHFNVLREAGVIRQYYVGVTKMNTLRADEMEERFPGLLSAVIAACAAEAGSNVE
- a CDS encoding alpha/beta fold hydrolase, whose translation is MWDRQVPELAQQWRVFRFDLPGHGGAPAHPSGSVAELTTRLLATLDGLGVQRFGYAGCAFGGAVGIELALRHPERLASLALIAASPRFGTADEFRQRGVIVRTNGLDPIARSAPERWFTGGFAAAQPAITEWAVQMVRTTDPGCYIAACEALAAFDVRGELGQVGVPTLVLVGSDDQVTGPAEARTLVAGIPDSRLAVVPGASHLVPVEQPAAVTDLLVRHFGTAWQTAHDASTGQIAVPAARATTAAAQPVGPAAHAVVPGAAPVAPGLSAAPVQPAMAPPPQAAAPIAEIAPPAVPPQVPAQGRPDPYDAGLKVRREVLGDAHVDQALAQADEFSGDFQELLTRYAWGEIWDRPGLDRRTRSCITLTALVAGGHLEELAPHLRAALRNGLTPGEIKEVLLQAAVYCGTPAASRAFRVAQQVVREETTPPE
- a CDS encoding MBL fold metallo-hydrolase; the encoded protein is MKLTKKSHACVRLEKDGRTLVLDPGAFSEEDAALGADALLVTHEHPDHFDEPRLRAAMEKNPAAEIWTLKSVAEKISAAFPGRVHTVGHGDTFTAAGFDVQVHGELHAVIHPDIPRVTNVGFLVDGGKVFHPGDALTVPDRPVETLMLPVMAPWNKISEVIDYVREVKPQRAYDIHDALLTDLARPIYDRQIGELGGSEHLRLTPGESARV
- a CDS encoding exodeoxyribonuclease III, whose amino-acid sequence is MRIATWNVNSITARLPRLLAWLESSGTDVLCLQEAKVAEEQFPFDELREKGYEAAVHATGRWNGVAVLSRVGLEDVVKGLPGDPGYDGIQEPRAISATCGPVRVWSVYVPNGREVEHPHYAYKLQWFEALRAAVEGDAAGDRPFAVMGDYNVAPTDEDVYDRAAFEGSTHVTPAERAALASLRGTGLTDVVPRPLKYDHPFTYWDYRQLCFPKNRGMRIDLVYGNEPFAKAVTDSYVDREERKGKGASDHAPVVVDLDV
- a CDS encoding DUF6278 family protein, which translates into the protein MNIPFLGRRREDPRVHDAEGIGELLADCDLLRSQASREGVRLDDSAASLEQLDQVLPRWRSDEEILNWLGNDAGLYLGTVIVRTVPGAAWSIRADGQPVVRLASGREFDVVASGHEWAADGVPELSQLYGEVAET